A single region of the Trichoplusia ni isolate ovarian cell line Hi5 chromosome 24, tn1, whole genome shotgun sequence genome encodes:
- the LOC113505155 gene encoding sex peptide receptor-like, whose amino-acid sequence MAASDKDWVDYFGDFNSTKLSVDTDTDFDNSKNNFNYYDNQTGYPTYSNFSADDFCQSNHSHFYLNVTCEFPINYAEPMYGYIAPFLLATTTVANTLIVVVLSRRHMRTPTNVVLMAMALCDMFTMLFPAPWLFYMYTFGNHYKPLSPVRACQAWNYMNEVSGV is encoded by the exons ATGGCGGCCTCCGACAAAGACTGGGTTGACTACTTCGGCGACTTCAATTCGACGAAACTGTCAGTTGACACTGACACCGATTTTGACAATTCgaagaataatttcaattattatgaCAATCAGACTGGGTACCCTACATATTCGAACTTCAGCGCTGATGATTTCTGCCAGTCGAATCATtcgcatttttatttgaatgtcaCTTGCGAGTTCCCGATCAATTATGCTGAACCTATGTATGG ATATATCGCCCCGTTCCTCCTAGCAACAACCACAGTAGCTAACACGTTGATCGTGGTGGTGCTCTCTCGCCGGCACATGCGGACCCCCACAAACGTGGTGCTCATGGCCATGGCCCTTTGCGACATGTTCACGATGCTGTTCCCTGCACCCTGGCTGTTCTACATGTACACCTTCGGCAACCATTACAAGCCGTTGAGTCCTGTCAGGGCCTGTCAAGCGTGGAATTATATGAATGAGGTGAGTGGGGTTTAG